A stretch of the Gossypium hirsutum isolate 1008001.06 chromosome D07, Gossypium_hirsutum_v2.1, whole genome shotgun sequence genome encodes the following:
- the LOC107954785 gene encoding myosin-binding protein 2 → MAAGNKFARFLHKHTSKITVILVYAVLEWILIFLLLLNSFFTYLITKFANYFGLKPPCPWCSRVDHVLEPDFSNSSNSYRDLVCDKHGSEISKLSYCSSHGKLAETHLMCEECLASRPTPSDGKSIGMTRRIAFISWVSGDPKLDNGEKVVPCSCCNGTKLHPPYFLFKPSWGSSDCAEKGSLIIQAIEDDDDNDGSESDQCKDGEDMIEIKLNNQDDDDDDDDQNDQRAKSEPQVLSVVEKDVHEDDRSDAVNISEKHFSSATSGIVEPCFAGDYTLDFINLHHQKCVSDRLFSVELIDLSTSASHFSEKQDNGSETSDSSNEETPLHAIDEIAETITSPREAENLELDHQLDKNDLNLMAERPISETTLLSTQDSDLPQIQVSDSSLQCLREDGFSTFKDQAKGVDAPESSKTQILGFTLGTHEEKSTMDENGERINASLSVHTDCNNNEAEEEKFPDTPTSHEGMHYLHNKLLFFGKRQSGIEESLDGSVVTEMESGDPVRTIERLKTSLKAERKALSALYAELEEERSASAIAANQTMAMITRLQEEKAAMQMEALQYQRMMEEQSEYDQEALQLLNELMIKREKEKEELEKELEIYRKKVLYYEAKEKTRIMRISKDGSLGSGKSSAACSYAEDNDELSIDLNREAKDEDSSFSGNQESSSDAVGNLEEMALDCVNHISALDESLTEFEEERLSILDQLKALEDKLLTMGDDQFMEDLKSIQNSFDGLDEKNDLRSKEGNGFSKETSCGKTMASMAKSLLPFLDAADNGTEEGTMYGKQGESDSEPVVMQTYPGPELELDPKKLAIEEEVDHVYERLQALEEDKEFLKNCMSSIKKGDKGMDLLQEILQHLRDLRAVELRTRPLSGDVQG, encoded by the exons ATGGCTGCTGGCAACAAGTTCGCTAGATTTTTGCATAAACACACCAGCAAAATCACTGTTATTTTAGTCTACGCTGTGCTTGAATGGATCCTCATCTTCCTCCTCTTACTCAACTCTTTCTTCACTTACTTGATTACTAAGTTTGCCAATTATTTTGGCCTTAAACCACCTTGTCCCTGGTGTTCTAGAGTTGACCATGTACTGGAGCCCGACTTCAGCAACTCCTCAAACTCTTACAGGGATCTTGTCTGTGACAAACATGGTTCCGAGATTTCCAAATTGAGTTACTGTTCAAGTCATGGGAAACTAGCGGAAACACATCTGATGTGTGAGGAATGCTTGGCTTCTAGGCCAACGCCTAGTGACGGTAAATCCATTGGAATGACAAGGAGGATTGCTTTCATTTCATGGGTGAGTGGTGATCCCAAGCTTGACAATGGTGAAAAGGTTGTCCCTTGTTCTTGCTGCAATGGCACCAAACTTCATCCTCCATATTTCCTGTTCAAACCTAGTTGGGGTTCTTCGGATTGTGCAGAAAAAGGAAGTTTGATAATACAAGCAATCGAAGATGATGATGATAACGATGGCAGTGAAAGCGATCAGTGCAAAGATGGTGAGGATATGATTGAGATTAAACTCAACAACCAAgatgatgacgatgatgatgacGACCAAAACGATCAAAGGGCTAAGTCTGAGCCTCAGGTGCTTTCTGTTGTTGAAAAAGATGTACATGAAGATGACAGATCAGACGCCGTCAATATTTCAGAGAAGCATTTCAGCAGTGCCACAAGTGGAATCGTTGAACCTTGTTTTGCTGGAGATTATACGCTAGACTTCATTAATCTGCATCATCAGAAATGTGTTTCAGATCGCTTATTTtctgttgaattaattgatttatCAACATCTGCAAGCCATTTCTCAGAAAAGCAAGATAATGGAAGTGAAACTAGTGATTCTTCTAATGAAGAGACACCATTACATGCTATTGATGAGATTGCAGAGACTATTACCAGTCCCAGGGAGGCTGAAAACCTGGAGCTAG ATCATCAACTAGACAAGAATGATCTTAATTTAATGGCTGAGAGACCAATTTCCGAGACCACATTGTTAAGCACTCAAGACTCTGATCTGCCTCAAATTCAAGTGTCAGATTCTTCATTGCAATGCTTACGAGAAGATGGCTTTTCAACGTTTAAGGATCAAGCTAAAGGTGTTGATGCTCCTGAATCAAGCAAGACTC AAATTCTTGGTTTTACACTAGGTACACATGAAGAGAAGAGCACAATGGATGAGAACGGAGAAAGGATAAACGCTTCTTTATCGGTTCATACGGATTGTAACAACAACGAAGCAGAGGAGGAAAAGTTCCCTGACACTCCAACTTCACACGAAGGTATGCATTACTTGCATAATAAACTGCTATTCTTCGGGAAAAGACAATCGGGTATTGAGGAGTCTTTAGATGGGAGTGTAGTAACTGAGATGGAAAGTGGTGATCCGGTTCGAACCATTGAAAGGCTGAAAACTTCCTTAAAAGCTGAAAGAAAGGCATTGAGTGCTTTATATGCAGAGCTTGAAGAAGAGAGGAGTGCCTCTGCAATTGCTGCAAATCAGACAATGGCCATGATAACACGGCTTCAAGAGGAGAAGGCGGCAATGCAAATGGAAGCTTTGCAGTACCAGAGGATGATGGAAGAACAATCTGAATATGACCAAGAGGCCCTTCAACTACTAAATGAGCTTATGATCAAACGAGAGAAGGAGAAGGAAGAACTCGAGAAAGAATTGGAAATTTACCGCAAGAAGGTTCTCTATTATGAGGCCAAAGAAAAGACGAGGATAATGAGGATAAGCAAAGATGGAAGCTTGGGAAGTGGGAAATCTTCGGCTGCTTGTAGCTATGCGGAGGATAACGACGAGCTATCCATAGACCTGAATCGTGAAGCCAAAGATGAAGATAGCAGCTTCTCTGGCAACCAAGAGAGCAGCAGTGATGCAGTTGGTAACTTGGAAGAAATGGCACTGGATTGTGTAAACCATATAAGTGCCCTTGATGAATCATTGACAGAATTCGAGGAAGAGAGGCTGTCCATCCTGGATCAGCTTAAGGCATTGGAAGATAAGTTACTAACTATGGGGGATGATCAATTCATGGAGGACTTGAAATCAATTCAGAATTCCTTTGATGGTCTTGATGAGAAGAATGACCTGCGCAGCAAAGAAGGTAAtggattttcaaaagaaacaagtTGTGGCAAAACAATGGCTTCCATGGCAAAGAGTCTCCTTCCTTTCCTGGATGCAGCTGATAACGGGACTGAAGAAGGAACGATGTATGGAAAACAAGGAGAATCTGATTCTGAACCGGTAGTAATGCAGACATATCCTGGTCCAGAACTGGAGTTGGACCCCAAGAAACTTGCAATTGAAGAGGAGGTGGATCATGTTTATGAGAGGCTACAAGCACTTGAAGAAGACAAGGAATTTCTCAAGAACTGCATGAGTTCCATAAAGAAAGGAGACAAAGGAATGGATCTCCTACAAGAAATCCTGCAACATCTCCGAGATCTGAGAGCCGTTGAACTCCGAACAAGGCCCTTGAGTGGTGATGTGCAAGGGTGA